One Candidatus Bathyarchaeia archaeon DNA window includes the following coding sequences:
- the xylB gene encoding xylulokinase, with product MDAGTTSCKTILFNLNGEVVASKSKDYPVHYPKPTWAEQSPEHWWRAAAESVKAIIQETGIDAESILGVGVDSQREAPVLLDRHGTTLTNSIIWLDRRTLKQAKEIEEKLPREYVVKKTGLPIDYFYTAPKILWFKEEKPRIFSKVKKILFPKDYIIFKLTGQYVTDYSMASRTMLFDINQRAWCDEICEGLEIPVEALPEVKDSWEKVGEVQESASKATGINVGTPVAGGGGDRPCEALGAAVINPGEINIGTGTGTVLTAPLEKPVVDLKGRFDCCCHVVPDRWEYEGLILTTGASLKWFRDHFCHEELKKAFEVQADPYTIMDEEAGKVPPGSEGLLYYPYPMGGKSPVFNDQAKACFYGFTLAHTKRHFIRAILEGVAYQYGATINILRELGIHVRRASLVGGESRSDLWNSIKASATGIPMTVMKVSDAAALGSAILGGLASEAFSSVSKAVRKMVKAKKTFKPGGRDRGKYRVLQEKYWRVYQEIQKGYQFIA from the coding sequence ATCGACGCTGGAACCACATCCTGTAAAACCATACTCTTCAACCTGAACGGCGAGGTCGTAGCGTCTAAATCGAAGGATTACCCAGTCCACTATCCGAAACCCACCTGGGCTGAGCAGAGCCCCGAGCACTGGTGGAGGGCGGCGGCGGAAAGCGTTAAGGCGATCATTCAGGAAACTGGAATAGACGCTGAAAGCATCTTAGGCGTGGGTGTTGATTCCCAGCGAGAGGCCCCTGTGCTCCTCGACCGCCACGGGACCACTCTCACCAACAGCATCATATGGCTGGATCGAAGAACTCTGAAGCAGGCTAAGGAAATCGAGGAGAAGCTCCCCCGGGAATACGTGGTGAAGAAGACAGGGTTGCCCATCGACTACTTTTACACAGCGCCAAAGATACTATGGTTTAAGGAGGAAAAGCCCAGGATCTTCTCGAAGGTGAAGAAAATCCTGTTCCCCAAAGATTACATAATCTTCAAGCTCACCGGCCAGTACGTTACAGATTACTCCATGGCTTCCAGAACCATGCTCTTCGACATAAACCAGCGCGCTTGGTGTGATGAGATATGTGAAGGCCTTGAAATCCCGGTTGAAGCCTTGCCTGAGGTTAAAGACTCATGGGAAAAAGTGGGTGAAGTACAGGAAAGCGCCTCCAAGGCTACTGGGATTAATGTTGGGACACCAGTGGCTGGGGGAGGAGGAGACCGGCCGTGCGAGGCGTTAGGGGCTGCCGTGATCAACCCAGGGGAGATAAACATAGGCACTGGAACAGGTACAGTTTTAACAGCCCCCTTAGAGAAACCTGTCGTGGATTTAAAGGGAAGGTTTGACTGTTGCTGCCATGTGGTTCCCGATAGATGGGAGTATGAAGGATTAATTTTAACAACAGGCGCCTCTTTAAAGTGGTTTAGAGACCACTTCTGCCATGAAGAATTGAAGAAAGCCTTTGAAGTTCAAGCTGACCCCTACACGATCATGGATGAAGAGGCGGGGAAAGTTCCCCCGGGATCCGAAGGCCTCCTATACTATCCATACCCGATGGGTGGAAAATCCCCTGTTTTCAACGATCAGGCTAAGGCGTGCTTTTACGGGTTTACACTGGCGCACACGAAAAGGCATTTTATCCGCGCGATCTTGGAAGGAGTAGCCTATCAATACGGGGCTACAATAAACATTTTGCGGGAGCTTGGCATACATGTGAGAAGAGCATCCCTCGTAGGCGGGGAAAGCAGAAGCGATTTGTGGAACTCCATCAAAGCCTCCGCGACAGGGATTCCGATGACCGTGATGAAGGTGTCCGACGCCGCCGCTTTAGGTTCAGCCATCTTGGGGGGGTTAGCCTCCGAAGCCTTCAGTAGCGTTTCCAAGGCTGTGAGAAAGATGGTGAAAGCGAAGAAAACGTTTAAGCCGGGCGGTCGTGACCGGGGAAAATATAGGGTGTTACAGGAAAAATATTGGAGGGTTTATCAAGAGATCCAGAAAGGGTATCAGTTTATTGCTTAA